One window from the genome of Rufibacter tibetensis encodes:
- a CDS encoding VOC family protein — protein MIQLKSIHHIAIICTDYPVSKAFYTQVLGLSLLQEVYREERDSYKADLALNGTYVIELFSFSNVPVRLSFPEAAGLRHLAFEVDDVDAARQELLKHNVAVQEIRVDEHTGKRFCFFNDPDGLPLELYER, from the coding sequence ATGATTCAGTTAAAAAGCATTCACCACATAGCTATCATCTGCACTGATTATCCAGTTTCCAAAGCTTTTTACACCCAGGTGCTGGGGCTTAGCCTGCTGCAGGAAGTCTACCGGGAAGAGCGGGACTCGTACAAAGCGGATCTGGCGCTGAATGGTACCTATGTGATAGAGTTGTTTTCCTTCTCCAACGTGCCCGTCCGTTTATCTTTTCCGGAGGCGGCTGGTTTGCGGCACCTGGCGTTTGAAGTGGATGATGTGGATGCAGCAAGGCAGGAGTTGCTCAAGCACAATGTAGCTGTGCAGGAAATACGGGTAGATGAACACACAGGCAAACGCTTCTGCTTTTTCAATGATCCAGATGGGTTGCCGCTGGAGTTGTATGAGCGGTAA